The Chthoniobacterales bacterium sequence CCAGTTCAAAGCCGCCGTCAACGCTCTCACCTGAACCCTTCAACCGACGCCCAATCCAACCAACGACCCGCATGAAAATCCGCCTGCCGATCCGCAAGCCCGCCCCGCCGCGCCAGCGCCCGCCGAAGCTCAAGCTGAAAGCCAGCGTCGCTCGTTCGCGTCGCGCTCCGATCATCGAGGAAGAAGACGATTTCCTCGACGAGCCGGAGCCGAACATGAAGCTCTCGCACGCCTTCGTCGTGGTCCTCGTGCTCCACGTCATCGCCGTCGCCGGCGTCTTCGCCTTCAACTCCGTCAAGGCCCGCCAGGCGGACATTTTCTCCGCCTCGAAGGAATCCGCGCCCGCGCTCGCGCAAAGCACAAACGAAGCACCGCCCGCCGTGTCGGACGGCACCGCCGCCGACCCCTCCAACGGTTCGGCCATGCAACCGGAAAGCCCGGCGCCCGCCGCAACGGCCGCCGCCACCGCGACTCCCGCGGCTGTTCCGACTGCCTCCGGCGCGAAGACCCACGAAATGCAGCCCGGAGAGACGCTCACGAAGATCGCCGCGGAATATGGCGTGACGATCGCCGCGCTCCAGCAGGTGAATAACATCACCGATCCCACGAAGCTCCGCGCCGGCACCGTGCTCACGATTCCCGAGGGCGGCCATCCCGCGCCGGTCGCCGTTGCCCCCGTGGCCCAGCCCGCCGCCCCGACCGCGACGCCGACCGCCGAGAGCATCGCCGCCGCAGCCGCGATCAAGGATTCCGGCGAAGTCTACACCGTCGTGAAGGGCGACAACCCCGTGAAGATCGCCAAGAAGCTCCACGTTCCCTACGCGGACCTCATGACCCTCAACGGCAATCCCGACCCTCGCAAACTTCAGATCGGCCAGAAGTTCAAGATCCCGGCCAGCACGACCAAGAAATAAGACCGCCTCGTTGAAGACGTTCACCGCCATCCTGCAGCGACACGCCATTCACATTCTCCTGCTCGTCATCGCGGGGCTTGTGACTCTTGGCGTCGTGATGCTGTTCAGCACCAGCGCCTTTGCGAAGGATGCGCACGGCGACGTCTACTACTTCGTGAAGCGGCAGTGCTTCTGGCTCGCCATCGGCCTCACCGCCTGCACCTTCGGCGCGCTTGTCGATTATCACTTCTGGCAGAAGTGGTGGTGGGCGATCTTCCTCGGCGCGCTCCTGACCCTGGCGCTCTGCTTCGCCCCCCACATCGGACTCAAGATCAATGGCTCCCGCCGCTGGATCAGCCTCGGTTTCGCGAACTTCCAGCCCAGCGAATGCGCCAAGGTCGCCGCCATCCTCTTCCTCGCGTGGTGGTATGATCGCTTTGCTCCCCGCAAGCGCGAGTTCTGGTTCGGGTTCGTCTTCCCGATGGCCATCGTCGGCGTGATGCTCGCCCTCATCGTGATCGAAGTCGACCTCGGCGCCACCGCGCTCATCGGCGCAGCCATGGTCGGCACGATGTTCGTGGCCGGCGCCAGCCTCCGCTACCTCGGCACCAGCGCCATCGTCGGTCTTGTTGGCGTGATCTTCGTCGCCACGAAGATTCCCGAGCGCATGCAGCGCTTCCTCGCTTTCCTTCATCCCGAGCAATACCGCCTTACCGAGGGTCTCCAGCAATGGCAGGCGCTCATCGCGATCGGCTCGGGCGGCGTCCAGGGCCTCGGCCTCGGCAATGGCCGCCAGAAGATGCTCTACCTCCCCGAAGCCCACACCGACTTCATCTTCCCGATGATCGGCGAGGAACTCGGCCTTATCTTCACCCTGCTCATCGTCGGCTCGTATCTCGTGATCTGTGTCTGCGGCTACCTCGTCGCGATGAACGCGAAGGACCGCTTCGGCATGCTCGTCGGCTTTGGCTTCATCACCACGATTCTTCTGCAGGCCGCCGTGAACATCGGCATGACGACCTCCCTGCTGCCCAACAAGGGCATGCCGCTTCCCTTCATCAGCTTCGGCGGCTCGAACCTGATGATCTGCCTTTTCATGATCGGAGTGCTCATCAACATTCACCGCAACGGCCATCCCGTGCTCGCTCCCGTGGGACGAGTGCGCCTCGCCGCGAGGGTGACACCACGCATCTAGCGAATAGACTGTCCCGTTATGCGTGTTGTCATTGCCTGTGGCGGAACCGGAGGTCATCTCTTTCCCGGTCTTGCCGTCGCCCAAACTCTCAAGGACCGCGGCCACGAGCTGCTCCTGCTCGTCTCCGAGAAAGCCATCGACGCCCAGGCGTTGAAGGCCCACCCCGATTTCCGTTCCGAGAAACTGCCCTCCGTCGGCCTCCCGTCGGTCCTTTCACCGGCCTTCATCAAATTCGTTTCCCGCACCTGGGAAAGCATCGGCCAGTGCAAGCAGATCTACCGGAAGTTCCGGCCCGACGCCGTTCTCGGCATGGGCGGGTTCACGTCGACCGCTCCGCTTCTCGCCGGCCGTCTCACGAAGATCCCCACCTTCATCCACGAGTCGAATTCGATCCCCGGCAAGGCCAACAAACTCGCCGCGCGCTTCGTCGACCGCGTCCTCATCGGCTTCGACGCCTGCGAGCAATTCTTCCCCGCCGGGAAATGCTCCGTCGTCGGCACGCCCGTTCGCAAGGACCTGGGCGCCCGCATTCCGCGTGAGGAGGCGCTCCAGATCTTCCAGCTGGATCCCAATCGCCGCACCCTTCTCGTGATGGGAGGCAGCCAGGGCGCCGCCGGCATCAACCAGCTCCTCTACAAGGCCGCCCCGCTGCTCCGCGACGCGAATCTCCAGCTCATCCACCTCACCGGGGAACGCGAGGATCGCCTCGCCGCGGCCAACTACCTCCGCGAGGAAGTGCCGGCCTACGTCGCCCCCTTCCACCACCGCATGCAGGAAGTCTACTCGGCAGCCGACCTCGTCGTTTCCCGCGCCGGCGCCGCCAGCCTCAGCGAACTCTCGCACTTCGCCCTGCCCTCGATTCTCGTCCCCTACCCGCACGCGGCCGAGAATCATCAGGAGACCAACGCCGACATCTTCGTCGAGGCCGGCGCCGCCGAAAAATTCCTCGAATCCGGCACCACCCCCGACCAGCTCGCCCGCCGCATCACCGACCTGCTCACCGACGATACCGCCCGTGCCCACATGGCCGCCGCCGCGAAGGCCGCCGCTCCCGACGACGCCGCCGCCAAGGTGGCCGACGTCATCGAGGAAACCGTCCGCGCCAAAACCCGCTGATTCCCGTGCTCATCCCGAACCTTACCTCAATCCTCACCGGCCCGCCCGCGCGCGTGCACCTGATCGGCGTCGCCGGCTCCGGGATGAGCGGCATTGCCGCCCTCGCCCTCGCCCTCGGCCATCGCGTGAGCGGTTCGGACAAATCGCAGACCGTCGAGCTCGAGCGGCTGAAAAAGAAGGGCCTCGTCTTCTACGGACCGCACCGAGCCGAAGAGGTCGACGACGCCGACATCGTCATCTATTCCTCCGCGATCAAGGTCGGCAATCCCGCCTTCGACGCCGCTCACGCCCTCGGAAAGCCGATGGTCCGCCGCGCCGACGCCCTCGCCGCGATCATGGCCGCCAAGAAAGGCATCATCGTCTGCGGCATGCACGGCAAGACCACGACGTCCTCGATGGCCGCCCACGTCCTTCGCAGCTGCGGCTTCAAGCCGTCGCACTACGTGGGCGCGGAGATTCCCATTCTCGGCACGAACGCCCGCTGGGATTCCGAAGGAGAATTCTTCGTCGCCGAAGGGGACGAGAGTGACGGCACGCTCATCAACTATCATCCCGAGCACGCCATCGTATTGAACATCGAGCCCGAGCACCTCGATTTCTACAAGGACCTCGCCGCGATCGACGCCGTCTACACCAAGCTCATCACGCAGACCCGCGGCCGGATCGTCTACTGCGCCGACGACGCCGGCGCCACCCGCGTCTGCGCGAAACACCCCGGCGCGGTTGGCTACGGTCGCACCGAGGCCGCCCGCTACCGCCACACCGACCTCCGCGTCGCCAATTTCCAGTCGCACTTCGGCGTCCTCCGCGACGGCGAGGACCTCGGCGACATCGAGCTCAACGTCCCCGGCGCGCACAACGCGAGCAACGCTCTCGCCGTCATCGCTCTCGCCCTCGAGCTCGGTGCGCCGTTCGCCCAGATCGCCGAGGCTTTGAAGGTTTTCCGCGGCGCCCGGCGTCGGTTCGAAATCAAATACCAGAGCCCGCGCAACATCGTCATCGACGACTACGGCCATCACCCGACGGAGATCGCCGCCACGCTTGCCACCGCCCGCACCGGCGGCTGGAAGCGCACGCTCGCGATGTTCCAGCCGCACCGCTACTCGCGCACGCTTGCGCTCAAGGAGGAATTTGGCCGGGCGTTTGTCGACGCCGACGCCGTCTTCATCGCCGACGTCTACGCCGCCAGCGAGAAGCCGATCCCGGGCGTCTCCGGTCTCACGCTCATCGAAGCGCTCGAGCGCAACCATCACCCGCACGCCCGCTTCCAGGCCGAGGTCCCGAAGCTTCCGTGGGAACTCGGCCCCGAGATCCGCGATGGCGACCTCATCATGAGTCTCGGCGCCGGCAACATTCACGAATGCGGCCGACAGATCGCCGCGGACCTCACGCTCCGCGACACCCTGCAGGAGATCATCGGCCCCGGCACGATCCGCCTCTACGAGCCGCTCTCGCGTCACACCACGCTGCGCGTCGGCGGCCCTGCGCAGTTCTGGGTGGAGCCCGAGACCGAGGAAGGCTTCGCCGAGCTCGTGCGCTACTGCTTCGACGAGGATGTGCCATTCATGGTCATGGGCCGTGGCTCGAATCTCCTCGTTCGCGATGGTGGCATTCCCGGCGTCGTCGCGCACCTGACGAAGGGCGAATTCGCCCACCAGCAGGTCGTCGGCGAGGAAATCCACGCCGGCGTCGGCGTGAAACTCAAGCTGATCGCCGCCACCGCAAAGAACGCCGGCCTCGGCGGCATGGAGTGGATGGACGGCATTCCCGGCAACCTCGGCGGCAGCCTGCGCATGAACGCCGGCGCGATGGGCCGCGAGATGTTCGACCACGTCGTGCGCGTCCGCTTCTGCGACCAGGATGGCAACATCTTCACCCGCACGCCTGCGGAGATGGAAATTCAATATCGCAGCGTGCCGACGCTCCTCAGAAATTTCGCGCTCTCCGCCGTTCTGCGCGGCGATCCCGCGCCGGCCGCGGACATCGAACGCCGCCTCGGCGAGTCGGAAACGAAGCGCAAGGAAAGCCAGCCCGCCGCCGCGAGCGCCGGCTGTATTTTCAAGAATCCCGCCGAGATTCCCGCCGGCAAACTGATCGACGAGCTCGGCTTCAAGAATTTCACCGTCGGCAAGGCCCGCGTCTCCGAAGTGCACGGCAACTTCATCGTGAACGACGGCGGCGCGACCGCCGAAGAGGTGCTCACCCTCATCGAAGAAATCAAGACCGCCGCCATGCGCGAGCGGGGCATCGATCTCCACACCGAAGTGCAGATCGTGGGAAAGGACGCATAAATGAATCTCCAGAATCAAAACATCGTCGTGCTCAAGGGCGGTCCCGGCGCCGAACGCAACGTCTCGCTAAATTCCGCCGCCGCCGTCGCCAATGCACTGCGCACGCTCGGCGCAAACGTCACCGAGATCGACGTTGCGGGACCGGATTTCGAGATTCCGGAAGGCACCGCGCTCGCGTTCAACATCATCCACGGCACCTTCGGCGAGGACGGTCAGCTCCAGGCCCTCCTCGACGCGCGCGGTATTCCCTATACCGGTGAAGGTGAAGTCGGCAGCCGCCTTGCGTTCGACAAGATCGCGAGCAAGAAGGCCTTCGAGGCCGCCGGCGTGCCCACCGCGAAATGGGAGATCGTCGCGAAGGGCGATGCCCCCACGCTGCCCCTTCCGCTGGTCGCCAAGCCGCCTCGCGAAGGCTCCAGCGTCGGCGTGCACATCGTGCAGGACACTGTCGCACTCGACGCCGCGCTGGAGGATTGCTTCGCCCGCGACACCGAGGTGCTCATCGAGGAATTCATCCAAGGCAAGGAACTCACCGTGGGCGTCGTCGGCGACGAGGCATTCCCGATCGTCGAGATCGTGCCAAAGGTCGATTTCTACAGCTACGAGAACAAATACACGAAGGGCGCGTCGGACTATTACTGCCCGGCCCGGCTCGACGCGGAGACGACCGCAAAAGTGCAGGACGCCGCGCTCGCCGCGCACCGCTCGCTTGGGCTGGAAGTCTATTCCCGCGTGGACGTTCTCCTCGATGCGGCAGGCAATGCCTGCGTGCTCGAGGTGAACACGATTCCCGGGATGACCGAGACGAGCCTGCTGCCGAAAGGTGCGGCCGCCGTCGGCATCAGCTTCCCCGCCCTGTGTGAACGCATCGCCGCATTGTCACTCGCCAAAGGAAATCCACCCGCATGAGCATCCGTCGCGTTGAAAAGAAAGCCCCGGCCCGGAACCGCCGCGTCACCTCGAGCCGCTCGGCCCGCAGCCATCTGCTCGATGTGCGCGTCCGCCAGGCCACGGCCCGGGACCGTCGCAAGAACCGCACCTTCAGCGTCATCTTCGGAGTGATGCTGTGGGTCGGCGTCGCGGCCGGCGCGGTCTATGGCTTCAACGCAATCACCCAGAAATTCTTTCTCCAGAATCCCGAATACAGCCTGCGAATCGTCGATGCCCAGCTCGACGACCTGATGACGACCGAGGAAGCGCTGCACATCTCGGGATTCAAACTCGGGGAAAACATCTTCCGCCTCGACCTCGGTGCCGCCGAGAAGGCCTTCCGCAAGATCGACCAGATCGCGACCATCACCATCCAGCGCGACTGGCCCGCCACGGTGCGCATCAAGCTGACCAAACGCGAACCGGTCGCCTGGCTCGCCCGCGCCGGCGTGGATTTTTCCACCGACACCGCCCTCCTCCTCGACGCGAGCGGCAGCACGATGCGCCCCTACCGCGTGGAGCCGGAATACTGGCGCCTGCCCGTGATTCTCGCCTCCGATCCCGATCTCATCCAGCAGGGCGACCGGCTCGCCATCGCCGATCTCAAGGCCGCCCTCGCCCTGATCGCCGCCCGCGCCGCGCGCCCCGATTCCCTGCTCGAAATTCGTGCGATCGATATCACCAGGGGCTACGCGTTCGAAGTCACCGACGCAAACAAGGCCAAGCTCACCTTCTCCCCGCAGGACCCCGGCACGCAGATCGATCGCGTGCAAAAACTCCTCGAAAACTGCCGGGAAACCGGCCGCCAGCTCGATACCGTGAACCTCATTCCGAAAAAATACACTCCCGTGCGCTTCATGCTTCTCTCGCTCCAGGAACCGCCGCCGTCGGCCATCGAGAAACCCAATCGAAAGGTGCGCAACTAAATGCCAAAGGATCGTCTGCTCGTCGGTCTCGAGATCGGCACGTTCAAAGTTTGCGCCGTTGTCGCGGAAGCCCGCGCCGACGGCTCGCTGCGCATCCTGGGCGTGGGCGAATCCAAATCCGTTGGCATCCGCAAGGGCGAGATTGTCGACTTCAACAGCGCCATTCAATGCGTGCGCGACGCGATCGCCGATGCGGAGGAGAAGGCCGACGCGGAGATCGAGAGCGTCTGGGTGGCCGTCACCGGCGCGCACATCCAGAGCTTCAACAACCGCGGCGTCACGCCGATCCCCGAGGATCGCGGCGAGATCGACTCCGAGGACATCCGCGACGTCGAGGCCAGCGCCAAGGAGGTCAACATTCCCGACCAGAACTGGTTCATCCACACGATCACGCAGCACTACTACGTCGACAACCAGGAGGGCGTCGTGAACCCGATCGGCATGATCGGGCACAAGCTCGAGGCAGACTTCCACATCGTGCACGGAGTCAAGACACGCATCCAGAACACGCTCCGCTGCGTGAAGGAGGCGAATGTCGCCGCCGAGGAAGTCGTCATCAACTCCGTCGCGTCCGCGCAGGTCGTGCTGGACCAGCACCAGAAGGACCTCGGCGCCATCGTCCTCGACATCGGCGGCGGCACCACGGACTACATCGTCTACGTGGACGGCGCCGTGCAGCACAGCGGCGTGCTCGCGATCGGCGGCGACCACATCACGAACGACATCTCCATCGGCCTGCGCATCCCCATCGCCCGTGCCGAGCGGCTCAAGACCGAGGAGGGCAGTGCGGATGTCGACGCCGCCCAGCCCGGCGACACGATCATTCTCAAGAACGACTCCGGCTTCTCCGGCTGCGAGATCGAACGCTCGAACCTCAATCGCATCATCTACGCCCGCGTCCGCGAACTCTTCGAGCTCGTGCGACGCGACGTGGCCGGGCACTGCGACTTCGACCTCATCCGATCGGGCGTCATGCTCACCGGCGGTTGCAGCCGGCTCCGCGGCATCCAGCAGGTCGCCGCCGAAGTCTTCGACATGACGGTGCACTCCGTCGCCGCGCAGGAAGTCACCGGGCCGACATCCGTCTTCCAGAATCCGCAATACGCGACCGCCATCGGCGTCGTGAAATACGCGCAACTCATGCAGATCGACGAAGAGCCCGACTCGCTCCTCGGAGCAGTGGGACGAAAAATCGGCAGCATTTTCCGCCGCCGCGCCAATGCCTGAAGCACCCGAGAAGCCCATCACCATGCTGGAAATCCCGCGCACCCTGCTCACCGATACCTCCTCCGGAATCCCGCCCCGCGTGCTCGTCGCGGGCGTCGGCAACGCCGGCGTCTCGCTCGTCGATCGCCTCACGCTCACCGGCCTCGAGGATTCGCTCGAGCTCGTTGCCATCAACACCGACGGCGTTTCGCTCGGCGGCTCGGTCGCGCCGAAAAAGGTGCTCATCGGCTCCCGCACGGCCCGCGGACTCGGCACGGGCGGCGACCCCGAGGTGGGAGCGGAATCCGCCGAGGAATCCGAGGCGGAACTCGAAGCCGCCCTCGACGGCGCGGCCATCGTGATCGTCTGCGCCGGCCTGGGTGGCGGCGTGGGCAGCGGCGCGACGCCCGTGATTGTGGATCTCGCCAAGAATCGCGGCGCCCTCGTCGTCGTGCTGGCCACGCTTCCCTTCGCATTCGAAGGCCGCCGACGCGTGCAGCAGGCCGCCGATTCCCGGGAGGAACTCGCCCGCGCCGCCGATGCGTTTCTCACCTTCGAGAACGACCGAATGTCGGAACTCGCCGAGCCGCTGGCCGGCGTTCACGAGACCTTTTCCGTGTCCGACCAGATTCTCGCCGATACGGTGGCGGCCATCGCCCGGTTGACCACGACGCCCGGCCCCATCCGCGTCACCACTGCCGATCTTCTCGCCGTCTTCCGCAATCCCGGATCGACCTGCGCCTTTGGTTCCGCCGAGGCCGCCGGCAGCAATCGCTCGAACGAGGCCGTCGAACGCGCCTTGAAATCGCCCCTCCTCGGCCGCGGCAAATCCCTCGCCGACGCCCGTTCGACGCTCGTCCACATTTCCGCCCCCACCGACCTCCGCCTGGCCGAAATTCGCGCCATCATGGAAACCGTGGGCCGACACACCGATGGCCATCTCCACCTCGGTGTCGGCCTCGATCCCGATCGGGCCACGCTCGCCGTCTCCATTCTGGCGACCACCGGCGGCTCGGAACCCGCCCGCGCTCCGCGTCCTGCCTCCACCCGTAAGGCGACTCCGCCTCCGCCCGAGGAAGAACCGGCTGCCGGGATCGAGCCCGTCCCGGTCGCGGAAATCGAGGTGCCGCCTCCGAAGGCCAGCGAACTCTTTGACACCAGCCCCTACGCCGTCGCCAAAGCCGCCGGAGCCAGAAAGGCGCCCAAGCCGGAGCAAAAAACCCTGAGCCTCGATCCCGTGGCCCGAGGCCGTTTCGAGAAGAGCGAACCCACCATCGTCGGCGGCGAGGACCTCGACGTCCCGACCTTCCTCCGCCAGAAGATCAAGCTGCGCTGATTCCCGCGAGTCAGAAGGTGCGCAACGCCATAGTTGCATGCCCGTTTTTCTGTGCGATTGATAGGCATAGCCTATGGAAGTGCACCAACTCCGCTACGCCGTCGCGATCGCCCGGACCGGGAATTTCAGTCGCGCCGCGTTGGAGTGCCACATCTCGCAGCCGTCGCTCAGCCAGCAGGTCCGCAAGCTCGAGGAGGAACTCGGCGAGCGCCTGTTCGAGCGAGACCAGAAGCGCACCCGTCTCACCGCGACCGGCGAGCGCTTCATCACCCGCGCCGCCCGCATCCTCGACGAACTCGCCGAGGCCGAACGCGAGGCCCGCGATACGCACGAAGTCGCGCGCGGCGAGGTCTCGGTCGGCGTCCTCCCGACGATCGCGCCCTATTTTCTCCCGGCAATCATCAGCCGTTTCTCCGAGCATTTCCCCGGCGTGCAGGTTGTCATTCATGAAGAAACCACCGCCACCCTCTCCTCGCTCCTCGCGAGCTATGAGATCGACCTCGCCATCGCGAGCCTGCCGCTGGACGAGGAAGCGTTTCACGTGACGCCCCTGTTCACCGAGGAGCTGCTCCTTGCCGTGCCAGCCGCGCATCCGCTGGCTCGCAAGAAATCCGTCACCGCCTCCGATCTGGAAGCCACGACCTTCGTCCTCATGAAGGAAGGCCACTGCCTCGGCGACCAGACCCTGCGTTTCTGCCACCAGACCGGGGTGAATCCGCGCGTGATCTCCCGCAGCGCGCAGGTGGAAACCATCCGGGGCCTCGTCCACGCCGGTCTCGGCATTTCGTTGATTCCGAAAATGGCTGCCGCGGCTCCACAGAATGGCGATCCCGTCTATCGCTCGCTCCGCTCACCACGCCCCGAACGCACGATCGCCGCGTTCTGGAATCGCCGCCGCCCGCTGTCCCGCGCCGCCAACGCCTTCCTCGAGATCCTTCAGCCCTGATTCATCCCATTTTTCCAAACCCCTATGCGTCCCGATAAATTCACCCAGAAAATGCAGGAGGCGTTCAACGCCGCCCTCGACCTCGCCAGCAAGCGCAACCAGCCCGAGATCGCGAACGAGCACTTCCTCCTCGCGCTGTTCGAGCAGGCGGATGGCCTCGCCACGCCGATTCTTCAAAAGCTCGGCGCCAGCCCGGAGGCTTTGCGATCCGAACTCGAGGCCATCCTCGCCCGTCGCTCCACCGTTCACGGCGGCGCCAGTCCGCATCTCGGCAACGACCTCCGCAAGACCCTCGACGCCGCCGAGGCCGAGATGGGCAAGCTCAAGGACGAATACCTCTCCGCCGAGCATTACCTCCTCGCCCTCCTCGACACGAAGGACGACGCCGCGCAGATCCTGAAAAAAGCCGGCATTACCCGCGATGCGCTCATGAAGGCGCTCGTCGAAGTCCGCGGCAGCCAGCGCGTGACGGACCAGAATCCCGAAGGCAAATACCAGACGCTCGAGAAATACGGTCGCGACCTCACCGAGCTCGCCCGCAAGGGCAGGATCGATCCCGTGATCGGCCGCGACGAGGAGATCCGCCGCACGATGCAGGTCCTCTCCCGCCGCACGAAGAACAACCCCGTCCTCATCGGCGAGCCCGGCGTCGGCAAGACCGCGATCGTCGAGGGCCTCGCCCGCCGCATCGTCGCCGGCGACGTGCCCGAGTCCGTGAAGAACAAGCGCATCGTTGCGATGGACATCGGCGCCATGGTCGCGGGCGCGAAGTTTCGCGGCGAATTCGAGGATCGGCTCAAGGCCTTCCTGAAAGAGGTCACGGCCAGCGAGGGCGAGATCATTCTCTTCATCGACGAACTGCACACCATCGTCGGCGCCGGCGCGGCCGAGGGCAGCATGGACGCGAGCAATCTGCTCAAGCCCCAGCTCGCCCGCGGCGAGCTCCGCACCATCGGCGCCACCACGCTCGACGAATACCGCAAATACATCGAGAAGGACGCCGCCCTCGAGCGCCGCTTCCAGCCCGTGATGGTGAAGGAGCCGACCGTGCAGGATACGATCGCCATCCTTCGCGGCCTGAAGGAACGCTACGAAGTTCACCACGGCGTGCGTATTCAGGACGCAGCCATCGTCGCCGCCGCCGTGCTCAGCGACCGCTACATCAGTGATCGCTTTCTGCCCGATAAGGCCGTCGACCTCATCGACGAGGCCTCCTCGCGTCTCAAGATCGAGCTCGGCTCCATGCCCACCGAGATCGACCAGCTCGAGCGCCAGGTCATGCAGCTCGAAATGGAGCGTCAGGCCCTCAAAAAGGAGAAGGACGCCGCCAGCAAGGAACGCCTCACCAAACTCGAGAAGGAACTCGCCAATCTCCGCGAAGAGGCCGACCGCCTGAAGGCGCAGTGGCTGAAGGAAAAGGAGGAGATCGGCAGGACGCAGAAACTCGCCGAACAGATCGAGCAGTTGAAGATCGAACTCGAGCAGGCCCAGCGCCGCGGCGACCTCCAACGCGCCTCGGAAATTCAATACGGCAGGCTGCCCGAGCTCCAGCGACAGCTCGACGATTCAATCCAGAATCCAAAATCCGAAATCCAAAATTTGCTCACCGAGGAGGTGACCGAGGAAGACATCGCCAAGGTCGTCGCCACCTGGACCGGCATCCCCGTCTCCCGTCTCCAGGAAGGCGAGCGCCAGAAGCTCGTCAAGATGGAGGAGCGCCTCATGGAGCGCGTCATCGGCCAGGGCGAGGCGATCAAAGCCGTGTCGAACGCCGTCCGCCGCGCTCGCGCCGGGCTGCAGGACGAAAACCGCCCCATCGGCAGCTTCCTCTTCCTCGGCCCCACCGGCGTCGGCAAGACCGAACTCAGCAAGGCGCTCGCCGAGTTCCTCTTCGACGACGAGGGCGCCATCGTCCGCCTCGACATGTCCGAATACATGGAGAAGCACACCGTCGCCCGATTGATCGGTGCGCCTCCCGGCTACGTCGGTTACGAGGAGGGTGGCCAGCTCAGCGAAGCCGTGCGACGCAAGCCTTACAGCGTCGTGCTCTTCGACGAGATCGAAAAGGCGCACACCGATGTCTTCAACGTCCTGCTCCAGGTCCTCGACGACGGCCGCATCACCGACGGTCAGGGCCGCACCGTCGATTTCAAGAACACCGTCATCATCCTCACGTCGAACATCGGCAGCCAATACATCATGGAAGATCTGCCCCGCGACGAGCGCAACCGCCGCGTGC is a genomic window containing:
- the murG gene encoding undecaprenyldiphospho-muramoylpentapeptide beta-N-acetylglucosaminyltransferase, encoding MRVVIACGGTGGHLFPGLAVAQTLKDRGHELLLLVSEKAIDAQALKAHPDFRSEKLPSVGLPSVLSPAFIKFVSRTWESIGQCKQIYRKFRPDAVLGMGGFTSTAPLLAGRLTKIPTFIHESNSIPGKANKLAARFVDRVLIGFDACEQFFPAGKCSVVGTPVRKDLGARIPREEALQIFQLDPNRRTLLVMGGSQGAAGINQLLYKAAPLLRDANLQLIHLTGEREDRLAAANYLREEVPAYVAPFHHRMQEVYSAADLVVSRAGAASLSELSHFALPSILVPYPHAAENHQETNADIFVEAGAAEKFLESGTTPDQLARRITDLLTDDTARAHMAAAAKAAAPDDAAAKVADVIEETVRAKTR
- a CDS encoding LysM peptidoglycan-binding domain-containing protein; amino-acid sequence: MKIRLPIRKPAPPRQRPPKLKLKASVARSRRAPIIEEEDDFLDEPEPNMKLSHAFVVVLVLHVIAVAGVFAFNSVKARQADIFSASKESAPALAQSTNEAPPAVSDGTAADPSNGSAMQPESPAPAATAAATATPAAVPTASGAKTHEMQPGETLTKIAAEYGVTIAALQQVNNITDPTKLRAGTVLTIPEGGHPAPVAVAPVAQPAAPTATPTAESIAAAAAIKDSGEVYTVVKGDNPVKIAKKLHVPYADLMTLNGNPDPRKLQIGQKFKIPASTTKK
- a CDS encoding FtsQ-type POTRA domain-containing protein, which produces MSIRRVEKKAPARNRRVTSSRSARSHLLDVRVRQATARDRRKNRTFSVIFGVMLWVGVAAGAVYGFNAITQKFFLQNPEYSLRIVDAQLDDLMTTEEALHISGFKLGENIFRLDLGAAEKAFRKIDQIATITIQRDWPATVRIKLTKREPVAWLARAGVDFSTDTALLLDASGSTMRPYRVEPEYWRLPVILASDPDLIQQGDRLAIADLKAALALIAARAARPDSLLEIRAIDITRGYAFEVTDANKAKLTFSPQDPGTQIDRVQKLLENCRETGRQLDTVNLIPKKYTPVRFMLLSLQEPPPSAIEKPNRKVRN
- the murC gene encoding UDP-N-acetylmuramate--L-alanine ligase; amino-acid sequence: MLIPNLTSILTGPPARVHLIGVAGSGMSGIAALALALGHRVSGSDKSQTVELERLKKKGLVFYGPHRAEEVDDADIVIYSSAIKVGNPAFDAAHALGKPMVRRADALAAIMAAKKGIIVCGMHGKTTTSSMAAHVLRSCGFKPSHYVGAEIPILGTNARWDSEGEFFVAEGDESDGTLINYHPEHAIVLNIEPEHLDFYKDLAAIDAVYTKLITQTRGRIVYCADDAGATRVCAKHPGAVGYGRTEAARYRHTDLRVANFQSHFGVLRDGEDLGDIELNVPGAHNASNALAVIALALELGAPFAQIAEALKVFRGARRRFEIKYQSPRNIVIDDYGHHPTEIAATLATARTGGWKRTLAMFQPHRYSRTLALKEEFGRAFVDADAVFIADVYAASEKPIPGVSGLTLIEALERNHHPHARFQAEVPKLPWELGPEIRDGDLIMSLGAGNIHECGRQIAADLTLRDTLQEIIGPGTIRLYEPLSRHTTLRVGGPAQFWVEPETEEGFAELVRYCFDEDVPFMVMGRGSNLLVRDGGIPGVVAHLTKGEFAHQQVVGEEIHAGVGVKLKLIAATAKNAGLGGMEWMDGIPGNLGGSLRMNAGAMGREMFDHVVRVRFCDQDGNIFTRTPAEMEIQYRSVPTLLRNFALSAVLRGDPAPAADIERRLGESETKRKESQPAAASAGCIFKNPAEIPAGKLIDELGFKNFTVGKARVSEVHGNFIVNDGGATAEEVLTLIEEIKTAAMRERGIDLHTEVQIVGKDA
- the ftsW gene encoding putative lipid II flippase FtsW; translated protein: MKTFTAILQRHAIHILLLVIAGLVTLGVVMLFSTSAFAKDAHGDVYYFVKRQCFWLAIGLTACTFGALVDYHFWQKWWWAIFLGALLTLALCFAPHIGLKINGSRRWISLGFANFQPSECAKVAAILFLAWWYDRFAPRKREFWFGFVFPMAIVGVMLALIVIEVDLGATALIGAAMVGTMFVAGASLRYLGTSAIVGLVGVIFVATKIPERMQRFLAFLHPEQYRLTEGLQQWQALIAIGSGGVQGLGLGNGRQKMLYLPEAHTDFIFPMIGEELGLIFTLLIVGSYLVICVCGYLVAMNAKDRFGMLVGFGFITTILLQAAVNIGMTTSLLPNKGMPLPFISFGGSNLMICLFMIGVLINIHRNGHPVLAPVGRVRLAARVTPRI
- a CDS encoding D-alanine--D-alanine ligase, whose amino-acid sequence is MNLQNQNIVVLKGGPGAERNVSLNSAAAVANALRTLGANVTEIDVAGPDFEIPEGTALAFNIIHGTFGEDGQLQALLDARGIPYTGEGEVGSRLAFDKIASKKAFEAAGVPTAKWEIVAKGDAPTLPLPLVAKPPREGSSVGVHIVQDTVALDAALEDCFARDTEVLIEEFIQGKELTVGVVGDEAFPIVEIVPKVDFYSYENKYTKGASDYYCPARLDAETTAKVQDAALAAHRSLGLEVYSRVDVLLDAAGNACVLEVNTIPGMTETSLLPKGAAAVGISFPALCERIAALSLAKGNPPA